The segment CGCTTATTTTATCAATTGGCAACTTAACTACTTCTTCTGAAAGCTTGTTTGTTGCCGCTACTGGTTGTTCTGGTTCATCTGCTTTGTCTTCGCCTCCGAAGAACCGGGAAAAAGGACTCTTCATTCTCAAGCACCACCTTTTAAAAGCTCACTGTTTACTATTCGCTAATCGTTGAACCTTTTTCTTTATACCAGTGTTCCACGTGAAACATTAACTGATATTTCCACATTTCAAGTTATTGGAGATTTATTCGGGATACCGGGTTTACGAGGGTATTTTTTAGGAGTCTCTTTAAACTTCCGGAACACTTGAATGTACCGATCACTTTCTTCAATTGGCAATTTAAACGAATGAATGCTTTCTTCTTTCACTCCCAGCTTCAGCAAAGCTTTTTCTGCATCTTTCAATTCATCGGGAGCTGATGCTGCTTTCATAGCTGCAAATATTCCGCCATTTTTAACGAGAGGCACACATAATTCCGCCAATACAGAAAGCCTTGCCACTGCTCTTGCCGTTACCAAGTCATAGCTTTCGCGATGCTTTGATTGGCCAAAATCTTCTGCCCGCGAGTGAATAAATTGAACGTTTGATAAGTTCAGCTTATCGCTTAAATGTGTAAGGAATTGGATGCGCTTATTTAACGAATCCACAATCGTTACTTCAATATGCGGAAAACATATTTTCAATGGGATGCTAGGAAATCCGGCTCCGGCCCCCACATCACAGACTTTTAACGGTTTCGTGAAATCCAGGTAAAAAGCCGCTGTAATGGAATCAAAAAAGTGTTTCAGGTAGACAGACGGCTGATCTGTAATCGCTGTTAAGTTCATCTTTTCGTTCCATTCGACCAGCTCTTTAAAGTAAATCTGAAATTGGTCCATTTGAAGTTCTGACAGCTGGATTCCTTTTTCACTGAGGGCATCTTTGAATTGTTGTTCGTTCACTTGTTTCTTCCCCCTCTTGTTCTCTTCTATGTGTTAAAATTCCGTCCGGTTCTACTATGTAAAAATGGGCTGGTCTATGCCAGCCCATTTATTGTTTGTCCAGCTTTATTGTCCAGCTTTATCGTCCTGCTCCTTACTTGAGCAGATGTTTGCACTTTTCTTGTTTAAACAGATACTTTTGCGATTCTACCTTGTTCAATATACACCAAAAGAATCGAAATGTCAGCAGGATTCACCCCTGAAATTCGGGAAGCCTGTGCAATGGAAAGTGGACGAACTTCGGACAATTTACCCCGAGCTTCAGTCGCTATACCTGAAATTGAATGATAATCGATGTTTTCAGGTATTTTTTTGTCTTCCATTTTTTTCAGTTTGGCCACTTGCTGAAGTGATTTTTCGATATAGCCTTCATATTTGATATGAATTTCTACTTGTTCTTTCACTTCAGCTTCCAGGTCTATTTCAGAAGCTGTCAGCTGAGCAATCATGTCGTATGACATTTCCGGGCGTTTAAGTAAATCTGCTCCGCGAATGCCATCTTTCAATTCACTGCCTCCTGCATCTCTGATCAATTGCTGCGTCATTTCATTCGGTTTAATCATAATGCCTCTCAACCGTTTGATTTCTTCTTCGATCCGTTCTTTTTTCGCTTGGAATTTCGCATAACGTTCGTCTGAAATCATGCCAAGTTTATGGCCTAATTCCGTTAATCGCATATCCGCATTGTCGTGGCGCAGCAATAACCGGTATTCCGCACGAGACGTCAGTAAACGATACGGTTCGCTTGTTCCTTTTGTCACCAAATCGTCAATTAAAACGCCGATATAAGCGTCGGAACGGCTCAAAATCACTTCTTCTTTCCCAAGCACTTTAGCAGCGGCGTTAATGCCTGCCATCAAGCCTTGTCCTGCCGCTTCCTCGTACCCTGAAGTTCCGTTGATCTGGCCTGCTGTGTATAAATTCTCAATTTGTTTTGATTCCAAGGTTGGCCATAATTGCGTCGGAACGATTGCATCATACTCGATGGCATATCCAGAACGCATCATCTCAGCTTTCTCAAGCCCCGGAATCGATTCCAGCAGTTTTCTTTGGACATGTTCAGGCAAACTGGTTGAAAGCCCTTGTACGTAAACCTCACGCGTATTACGGCCTTCTGGCTCCAGGAAAATCTGATGACGCGGCTTGTCGTTGAAACGCACCACTTTATCTTCGATCGATGGGCAATATCTTGGGCCTGTCCCTTTGATCATCCCAGAATACATTGGCGATAAATGAAGGTTTTCATCAATAATTTGATGTGTTTTTTCATTCGTATAAGTCAGCCAGCAAGGCAGTTGGTCTGTAATGAACTCAGTCGTTTCGTAGCTGAAGGCACGCGGCTCTTCGTCGCCCGGCTGGATTTCTGTTTTACTGTAATCGATTGAATTGCTGTTGACGCGCGGCGGCGTCCCAGTTTTGAAACGAACTGTTTCAAAGCCGAGTTCTTCCAGGTTTTCTGCCAGTTTAATTGATGGCTGCTGGTTGTTTGGACCGCTTGAATAGCGCAGGTCTCCGATAATGATTTCACCGCGCAGAAAAGTGCCGGTCGTGATGACTACTGATTTTGCCCGGTAAATGCCCCCTACTTGAGTGATTAATCCGGTTACTTTGCCGTCTTCAACAATTAATTTTTCTGCAATTCCCTGGTGAAGCGTTAAATTCTGCTCTTCTTCCATCAGGCGCTTCATTTCCTGCTGGTAAAGCACTTTGTCGGCTTGTGCGCGCAGTGCGCGGACAGCCGGCCCTTTAGCTGTATTCAACATTCTCATCTGAATGTGTGTTTTATCGATAACGCGTCCCATGGCACCGCCAAGTGCATCAATTTCACGTACAACAATGCCTTTTGCTGGTCCGCCGATTGACGGGTTGCATGGCATAAACGCGATCATATCCAGATTCATCGTCAACACAAGCGTCTTAGCGCCCATGCGAGCTGAGGCAAGAGCAGCTTCTGCTCCGGCGTGTCCAGCTCCAACTACGATGACATCGAACGTGCCTGCTTCATATTGTGGCATGTTCGTTCATTCCCTTCGAGTTTTATTTCCCTAGACAGAACTGAGAAAATAATTGGTTCAATAGGCCATCGTCAGCGGTATCGCCAATGATTTCCCCAAGAATTTCCCAAGTTCGGGTAACATCTATTTGTATCATATCGACCGGCACATCCATATCCGCTGCTTCAATGGCATCTGAAATTGTCTGATGCGCTTGATGCAGCAAGGCAATATGGCGCGCATTGGAAACATAGGTCATATCCCCTGCTTCAATCTGGCCTTCAAAAAACAATTCAGCGATGGCTTCTTCCAGCTGGTCGATCCCTTCTTCTTCAATTAAAGAAGTCGTCACCAGCATTTTGTCGCCCGCCAATTCCTGTACTTGATCCAGATCTATGTTCTTCGGCAAATCGGTTTTATTGATGACTACAATATAATCCATATCTTTCACCGCTTCAAACAACAATTCATCTTCTGCAGTTAAGGCTTCCGAATAATTCAATACATAAAGGATCAAGTCTGCTTCTTTCAGCACTTTGCGTGACCGCTCAACGCCGATTCGCTCCACTATATCTTCCGTTTCACGGATTCCGGCTGTGTCCACTAAACGCAGCGGCACTCCACGGACATTCACGTATTCCTCTATTATATCACGGGTTGTCCCCGCTATTTCTGTTACGATTGCTTTGTTTTCCTGCACTAGGCTGTTCAAAAGAGACGATTTTCCAACATTCGGCCTGCCGACAATAACGGTGGAAAGCCCTTCTCTTAAAATTTTTCCTTGAGAAGAGGTCTGCAGCAATTTTTCAATTTCCGATCGCACCCATTGGGCTTTTTCGAGCATAATCGGACGCGTCATTTCTTCCACGTCGTCATATTCCGGATAATCGATATTCACTTCCATTTGTGCAATGGATTCAAGCAAAGCCTGGCGCAGCGTCCCGATCAGCTTCGACAAGCGCCCTTCCATTTGGTTGAGCGCCACATCCATTGCCCGGTCCGTTTTAGCGCGGATTAAATCCATGACTGCTTCTGCCTGTGATAAATCGATGCGGCCGTTTAAAAATGCCCGTTTCGTAAATTCACCAGGTTCCGCCAGTCGCGCACCTGCACGAAGCACCAATGCCAATACACGGTTGACTGACACAATGCCGCCGTGGCAATTTATTTCAATAACATCTTCGCGGGTAAACGTTTTTGGAGCTTTCATGAACGATACCATGACTTCTTCCACTACTTCCTCCGTCCACGGATCCGCCAGATGCCCATAATGTATCGTATGCGTGGCCTGCGTTGCTAATTTCTTTCCGCTCGGTGCCCGGAACAGCTTATCCGCAATCCCGATTGCTTCCGGTCCGCTTAAACGGACAATGGCAATAGCGCCTTCACCG is part of the Planococcus shenhongbingii genome and harbors:
- the mnmE gene encoding tRNA uridine-5-carboxymethylaminomethyl(34) synthesis GTPase MnmE, giving the protein MEFDTIAAISTPSGEGAIAIVRLSGPEAIGIADKLFRAPSGKKLATQATHTIHYGHLADPWTEEVVEEVMVSFMKAPKTFTREDVIEINCHGGIVSVNRVLALVLRAGARLAEPGEFTKRAFLNGRIDLSQAEAVMDLIRAKTDRAMDVALNQMEGRLSKLIGTLRQALLESIAQMEVNIDYPEYDDVEEMTRPIMLEKAQWVRSEIEKLLQTSSQGKILREGLSTVIVGRPNVGKSSLLNSLVQENKAIVTEIAGTTRDIIEEYVNVRGVPLRLVDTAGIRETEDIVERIGVERSRKVLKEADLILYVLNYSEALTAEDELLFEAVKDMDYIVVINKTDLPKNIDLDQVQELAGDKMLVTTSLIEEEGIDQLEEAIAELFFEGQIEAGDMTYVSNARHIALLHQAHQTISDAIEAADMDVPVDMIQIDVTRTWEILGEIIGDTADDGLLNQLFSQFCLGK
- the mnmG gene encoding tRNA uridine-5-carboxymethylaminomethyl(34) synthesis enzyme MnmG; translated protein: MPQYEAGTFDVIVVGAGHAGAEAALASARMGAKTLVLTMNLDMIAFMPCNPSIGGPAKGIVVREIDALGGAMGRVIDKTHIQMRMLNTAKGPAVRALRAQADKVLYQQEMKRLMEEEQNLTLHQGIAEKLIVEDGKVTGLITQVGGIYRAKSVVITTGTFLRGEIIIGDLRYSSGPNNQQPSIKLAENLEELGFETVRFKTGTPPRVNSNSIDYSKTEIQPGDEEPRAFSYETTEFITDQLPCWLTYTNEKTHQIIDENLHLSPMYSGMIKGTGPRYCPSIEDKVVRFNDKPRHQIFLEPEGRNTREVYVQGLSTSLPEHVQRKLLESIPGLEKAEMMRSGYAIEYDAIVPTQLWPTLESKQIENLYTAGQINGTSGYEEAAGQGLMAGINAAAKVLGKEEVILSRSDAYIGVLIDDLVTKGTSEPYRLLTSRAEYRLLLRHDNADMRLTELGHKLGMISDERYAKFQAKKERIEEEIKRLRGIMIKPNEMTQQLIRDAGGSELKDGIRGADLLKRPEMSYDMIAQLTASEIDLEAEVKEQVEIHIKYEGYIEKSLQQVAKLKKMEDKKIPENIDYHSISGIATEARGKLSEVRPLSIAQASRISGVNPADISILLVYIEQGRIAKVSV
- the rsmG gene encoding 16S rRNA (guanine(527)-N(7))-methyltransferase RsmG, with protein sequence MNEQQFKDALSEKGIQLSELQMDQFQIYFKELVEWNEKMNLTAITDQPSVYLKHFFDSITAAFYLDFTKPLKVCDVGAGAGFPSIPLKICFPHIEVTIVDSLNKRIQFLTHLSDKLNLSNVQFIHSRAEDFGQSKHRESYDLVTARAVARLSVLAELCVPLVKNGGIFAAMKAASAPDELKDAEKALLKLGVKEESIHSFKLPIEESDRYIQVFRKFKETPKKYPRKPGIPNKSPIT